Within the Nitrospira sp. CR1.1 genome, the region TGCGCCGCCTCTTTGAGCTGGTGCTGAAACCTGCCGGGTATCATCTGCTGTTGGCGCGTTCCGGAGAGGAAGCCATCCGCTTGCTGCAGGAGCATGACTCGCTCGACATGATCATCACGGACCTTCAACTGGGAACCCTGTCGGGCATGGACGTGCTGGAAGCCGCCCGCCAACAGGCGCCTGATGTGCCGGTCCTCATCGTGACCGGCTATGGAACGGTAAAATCGGCCGTCGAGGCAATGCAGAAGGGCGCCTACGATTACATCTCCAAGCCGGTGGATAACGAAGAGCTGAAAATCGTCATCGCCCGCGCGCTGCAAGTCCGTCAACTCGCCCGGGACAATCGCGCGCTGCGCGCAGGGCTCCATGAGCAGTTCGGATTCGACCGCATCGTCAGCGTCTCCAAAGAAATGGAGCTGGTCAAACGGCTTGCCAGGGAGGTGGCCCAGACCGATGCCACCGTGCTGATCACAGGCGAGAGCGGCACGGGCAAGGATCTCCTCGCGCGCGCCATTCACCTGGTCAGCCCGCGCGCGCAAGGCCCGATGGTGGCGCTGAACTGCGCCGGCATTCCCGAGCATCTGCTTGAATCCGAACTGTTCGGCTATGAGAAAGGCGCCTTCACCGACGCAAAGAAGTCCAAGCCGGGCCGTTTTCAAATGGCCGATCGCGGCACCTTGTTCCTGGATGAAATCGGCGAACTCAGCCTGACGGCGCAAGCCAAACTTCTGCGGGTGCTCGAGCAGCATGTGGTGGAGCCGCTGGGCGGGGTTCGGAGCATTCCAGTCGATCTGCGAGTCATTGCCGCGACGAATCAGGAGTTGCCCGACCTCATCAAGGCCGGTCGCTTCCGCCTGGATTTGTATTATCGCCTGAACGTCTACCAGCTTCGCATGCCCCCCCTGCGGGAACGGCCGGGCGATATCGAACCGATCCTGACTCAGTTTCTCGACCAGGCCCGCCGCGAGCGTGGCAGCCGCATCAAAGGGATCGCGCGGGACGCGCTCACGCGTCTCACGCAGTATCCCTGGCCCGGCAATGTGCGGGAGCTTCACAATGTCGTGGAATGGCTGACGATCACCTGCAAGCAGGACATGATTCAGCCCGAGCATCTCCCGGCTTCGCTGACCGCCGCAGCCCCCCAGCCGCCGGCGTCGCCGGCCGGCGGTCCCTCGCTCCTCTCGTTCGGGCTGTCGGTCGAAGAGGTCGAAAAAGCGATGCTGCAAGAAGCGCTGACGAAGAGCGGCGGCAATGTGTCTGAAGCCAGCCGCCTGCTCAAAATCACACGCAACACGCTGCGCTATCGCATGGCCAAACATAACCTGTCACAGCCTCAAGGCTGATGCGCGCTGCACGACGGACCGGCGGGCTCCAGAGAAAATTTTTTGTCGCGTTATTGATCGTCGGCATCGTGCCGGGCATGGCCGCGCTCTGGGCCACCTACCATTCCAGCACCGCCAGCCTCAAGCAGGCGATCGGAGAAGGGTTCCAGGAAATTGCGCGCTCCACATCGATTCGATTAGCCGGCGCCGTCGACGATGAAATCGATCGCGCCGGCCGTCTGGCCATCAGCGTCGCCAATCAACAAGCGCAAGGACTCTCCGACCGGTCCGACCGCAGCCAAACCGAAACCGCTCGTTCGCACCCCGCTCATCGGCCTCTGACAAAGCCGGTCACCGCCGGCTACCTCGAAGAATGGGCGCACGAATCCCGCCACTATCTGCGTGTCACCATTGCCGATCACCGGGGCCTGGTCCTCGCCTCCACCGATCCGGGGCTCTCACCGCAGCAGGCTGATCAAACGTGGTGGCGCGAGGCCATGCACGCCCCGGCCGGCACGGCCTATGTCAGCACTGTCACGCTCGACCCGGCCATCAACGACGCGATCTTCCACGTTGCGGTTCCCATTGTGGAGAAGGCCGGGGCCACGGTGACTGGCGCCGTCGACCTCGTGATCCGCCACAATCTCCTCACCCAGCTGATCCTCCCGATTCATATCGGGAATACTGGCCATGCCATGCTCCTCGATACGCAAGGGACACCGCTCATCTGTCCGGTGCTGCCGCCGACCGCCCACCTCATTCCCCCAAGTCTGATGAACCGGCTGGCTCTGGACCGTCCCTTGTGGTTGGTGGCCAATGACGATGCGCACGGCGGGCGCGATGCGATCGTTGGAGCCTCGCCGGTCCGCTTCAGCCATCCGTTGACCCCGTCCAGCCTGGAAGGCAATCGATGGTACGCCTTTGTTCGACAGGCTCCCGAGGAAACCTATGCGCCAATCTATTCGCTCCTGCTGTCCGTCGGCGTGATCGGCTTCGGCCTGGTGATTGTGCTGTCCGCCTTTGGATTTGCCGTCGGCTATCGGATCGTCAAACCGCTCGCCGCGCTCCAGCGGGAGGCCGAGGGACTGCGCCTCAATTTGACGACGCCTCACACCAACAGCACTGTCCCGCCTGCGACTCCGCCCTTGCCGCAGGAATACCGGACCGGTGATGAAATCGAAGACCTCGCCACGACGTTCAGCGCAATGCGGGCGGTGCTGGAAGAAAATCTGCGCACCATCAAGTCGCAGCAACATGAATTGATCCGGCAGGAAAAGCTGGCATCGGTCGGACAACTCCTTGCCGCCCTTGCCCACGACCTCCGCAATCCCCTCGGCGTGATCCGTAGCTCAGCCCAAGTGGTGCTGGAGGGGCCGCAGGACGAAGCGATCCGTCACGAAATGGCTCGCTATATCATCGACGAAGTCGACAAACTGTCCCAACGCCTTCACGACTTTCTGCGTTATGCGAGGCAGAAGCCGCCGGACTTTGCCGACTGCGCTGCGGAAGACGTAATACGCGCCGCTGTGAAGCAGTGGGAAGCGCAAGGCGGGCATGAACACATCCGGGTCGAGCACCGGTTCGGACGCAACCTGCCCCTGATTCATATTGATCCTGAACAGATCAAGGAAGCCCTCATGAACGTGCTGATCAATGCGCGGGAAGCGATGACGGAAGGGGGAACCCTGACCCTGGCAACCCGCGGCGGGGAAGGAGGCGATGTGGAGATCGATGTGGCGGATACGGGAAGCGGCATAGCGCCAGACCACCTCGCGCGACTTTTCGAACCGTTTTTCACCACCAAGACCTATGGCACTGGCCTCGGCCTCACCAACGTCAAACGTCTCGTGGAAGATAACGGGGGAACCCTGGCCGTGACCAGCAATCAGGGGAACGGCACCACCTTCACGCTGCGCTTTCGCCCGGCGAGCTAGGAACGGCCCCTGAACGACCCGAGAACGCCGCTGGCAGCTAATCAGACCAGTCCTGCAGGAGGCTCAAACAGGCTGTCCAGCAAGGCCGCAGCAAGGGAAGGGCCGAAGCGTACCCTTGCGGTACGTTGAGGCCCTGAGCGAGGCGAGAACGCCGCTGGCGGCCTGTTTCAGCCTCCTGCCCCTAGATGCGTTTGGTCATGCGCGAGAACCGCTCCTGTAACAGGACGCCGGTGGCGGCAAGATGTTTGCCCTGAATCGTTTTCTGCACTGCCTCGATACGCGCTGAAAAGTTGGGATGGGTTTTAAACAAAGCCCGGTCATCGCCCTTGAGGTCCCGTAAGCGCGTCAGCAAGCCCACATAGGCCTCCGCGTCGTAACCGACCCGCGCCGCGAACACTTCGCCGACCGTATCGGCTTCCGTTTCCTTCTCCTGATCCAGGCCTTCATCGAGCAACTTCTTGACCGCGCCGTCAATCACGGTCTTGAACGCCGCCGGATTGCTCGTCGCATACGACAGGCCCGCTTCGGTCACACCTGCCAGGCGCTTGCTCCGCTGAATGACATCGAGAATGTGCTTTTGGCTCACGTGGGCGATTTCATGTCCCAACACCGCGGCCAACTCCGCCTCGTTTCGGATCTGCTTGAGCAGACCGCGCGTGACAAAGATGTATCCGGCCGGCGCGGCAAAGGCATTGATCGATTCATGCTCCAGAATCGCCACCCGATAGGGAATATCCGGCCGGTCGGACGTGTTGGCGACTGCCCGCCCGACCAGATTCACATACCGGACGAGCTCCGGTTGATCCACGACTCCGCCATACCGTGCCACAACCTGCAAGGCCATCGACTGGCCGATCGACGACTCCTCCTCATAGCCGATGGGGAACAGACTCCCGACAACATTGCCGACCCCATGAATGGCCCCGGCCAAGCGCGGATTACCGGATTGTCGCGCGATATCTTCACTGGCTCGCTGCACGTCCGCGCAACCGGCCGCGGCCAGAGAAAAGGCAATCAACGTTGCCGCCAGATTCTGATTACTTCGCATATTCACCGAGGCCTCCTTCTCGCAAAAACTCCTCGACCTCCTGATCGGGAATCTGATAGGCCGTCATCCGATCCACCGCGTCGCGATCACGCGCGGACACGCCGGCGCGATTGGCATAGCCTTCGGAAGCCTTATCCAGTCCTCTGGCGCCCGCCGAGGCCGTCGTGGCCGATGCATCGCCGCCGCGCATGCTTTGGCCAAGCTTGGCCAATGTATCGTTGGTGCCGGACGGTTTGGACGATGAGGTCTTGTTGGCGAAGATCCATCCTTTGGCGCCGGCTGAAGTCTTGACCTCCACCCAATTGCCGTCACGCCCGACCACCTCCAACGCCTCGCCGAACTTCACGTTCCCTACCACGGCATCCAATGAAGTTTTTCCGGCGCGAAGTTGCGCCGTCTTGGCTTGCACATAGACAGTTTCTGCCTGGGCCTCGCTCCCCCAGGCGAACAGACCGAGGCATAGGACGATGGGAAACACTCGAAGCAATCGTGGTGGTGTCACAGCTTTCTCCCTTCAACGGCGCGGATCATTTCGACGTCATTTCATACACGCCATCCCACTCTGTTGACGGAGGGGTATGGCGATAATTGGTCGAGCGTTCGAGGTAGACGCGCGACGGACCATCCGATGGGTCCAAGGTCACGGCTTCTGCAAATCTGGCGCAAGCGATCGAGAAATCTCGCAATTTATAGGCCGCCAGACCTTCCAGGTACACGTCGATGACGCGCTGCTTCTTCTCGTCCAGCTGCCCCTTGCGGGCCAGCAGCTCAAACACGACGACCGGATCTTTTTTGCCCTTCACTCGTAGCAGATCGATCTCTCGCACTTCAACGTCGTTCTTGGCCAGTTCGGCCGTCCGCTGGCCGATCAAAATCAATGTATCGTAGTACTTGCTGGCGCCTTCTAGGCGCGACGCCAGATTCACGCTATCCCCGGTCACCGTATACTCCATCCGTTCTTCAGACCCCATGTTGCCGACAATGCAGGGCCCGGAGTTGATACCGATTCTGGCGCCAATTTCCGGCAACCCCTCCTGCTTCCAAATCACACGGAGCCGGGCCAATTCGGCCTGACAGTCCAACGCAGCATAGCAGGCCAGCGACGCATGCTGGGGATCGTTCAGGGGCGCGCCGAAGAGTGCCATGATGCCGTCTCCGAGATACTTGTTCACATTGCCACGATGGGTGGTCTTGATGATGGTCGTCATGGCCGACAGGTAGCGGTTCAGCAACGCCACGAGATCCTCCGGCGGCATCTTTTCGGAGATGGTCGTGAAGCCGGCAATATCCGAGAAGAGAATCGAAATCTCCTTCTTCTCTCCCCCGAGCTTGATGGCCTCGGGATTCCGCATGATCTCCTCAACCACTTCAGAGGACATGTACTTGTCGAACGCCGCCCGCATGAGCCGGCGCTGCTTTCCCTCGGTTACATATTCGACCGTCGCAGCCGTGCCGAACGTCAAGGCCAGGGCCATCTCCGGAAACACCAGATCCAGCCACCGCTCGTGCCCGGCGAAGGCATGTGCCACCAACCCATAGTAGGCCAGGGCAAGGCCAATCGTGACGCCGAATTTGACCGGATAGGAAGGCACCAGCATGAAGGCCCCGGCCGAAGCGAGGCACAGCAGCAGGAGAACCGTCAACGAAAACCAGGCCGGCGCGGCCTGCAATCCTTGCCCGTGCAGCAAATTGTCCAGCGCCGCCATGTGGATGAGCACGCCGGGTGTGGCGGAAGAAAATGGGGTGACTCGAAGAT harbors:
- a CDS encoding response regulator — its product is MHAPTLLIVEDEERMRRLFELVLKPAGYHLLLARSGEEAIRLLQEHDSLDMIITDLQLGTLSGMDVLEAARQQAPDVPVLIVTGYGTVKSAVEAMQKGAYDYISKPVDNEELKIVIARALQVRQLARDNRALRAGLHEQFGFDRIVSVSKEMELVKRLAREVAQTDATVLITGESGTGKDLLARAIHLVSPRAQGPMVALNCAGIPEHLLESELFGYEKGAFTDAKKSKPGRFQMADRGTLFLDEIGELSLTAQAKLLRVLEQHVVEPLGGVRSIPVDLRVIAATNQELPDLIKAGRFRLDLYYRLNVYQLRMPPLRERPGDIEPILTQFLDQARRERGSRIKGIARDALTRLTQYPWPGNVRELHNVVEWLTITCKQDMIQPEHLPASLTAAAPQPPASPAGGPSLLSFGLSVEEVEKAMLQEALTKSGGNVSEASRLLKITRNTLRYRMAKHNLSQPQG
- a CDS encoding HAMP domain-containing protein, encoding MRAARRTGGLQRKFFVALLIVGIVPGMAALWATYHSSTASLKQAIGEGFQEIARSTSIRLAGAVDDEIDRAGRLAISVANQQAQGLSDRSDRSQTETARSHPAHRPLTKPVTAGYLEEWAHESRHYLRVTIADHRGLVLASTDPGLSPQQADQTWWREAMHAPAGTAYVSTVTLDPAINDAIFHVAVPIVEKAGATVTGAVDLVIRHNLLTQLILPIHIGNTGHAMLLDTQGTPLICPVLPPTAHLIPPSLMNRLALDRPLWLVANDDAHGGRDAIVGASPVRFSHPLTPSSLEGNRWYAFVRQAPEETYAPIYSLLLSVGVIGFGLVIVLSAFGFAVGYRIVKPLAALQREAEGLRLNLTTPHTNSTVPPATPPLPQEYRTGDEIEDLATTFSAMRAVLEENLRTIKSQQHELIRQEKLASVGQLLAALAHDLRNPLGVIRSSAQVVLEGPQDEAIRHEMARYIIDEVDKLSQRLHDFLRYARQKPPDFADCAAEDVIRAAVKQWEAQGGHEHIRVEHRFGRNLPLIHIDPEQIKEALMNVLINAREAMTEGGTLTLATRGGEGGDVEIDVADTGSGIAPDHLARLFEPFFTTKTYGTGLGLTNVKRLVEDNGGTLAVTSNQGNGTTFTLRFRPAS
- a CDS encoding M48 family metalloprotease, with the translated sequence MNMRSNQNLAATLIAFSLAAAGCADVQRASEDIARQSGNPRLAGAIHGVGNVVGSLFPIGYEEESSIGQSMALQVVARYGGVVDQPELVRYVNLVGRAVANTSDRPDIPYRVAILEHESINAFAAPAGYIFVTRGLLKQIRNEAELAAVLGHEIAHVSQKHILDVIQRSKRLAGVTEAGLSYATSNPAAFKTVIDGAVKKLLDEGLDQEKETEADTVGEVFAARVGYDAEAYVGLLTRLRDLKGDDRALFKTHPNFSARIEAVQKTIQGKHLAATGVLLQERFSRMTKRI
- a CDS encoding SH3 domain-containing protein is translated as MTPPRLLRVFPIVLCLGLFAWGSEAQAETVYVQAKTAQLRAGKTSLDAVVGNVKFGEALEVVGRDGNWVEVKTSAGAKGWIFANKTSSSKPSGTNDTLAKLGQSMRGGDASATTASAGARGLDKASEGYANRAGVSARDRDAVDRMTAYQIPDQEVEEFLREGGLGEYAK
- a CDS encoding CHASE2 domain-containing protein; translation: MTSSTRTTKLLSALAVGLAVFSLVAGLRMTRWFEVVELNAFDHLVRRYADPAKADSNLALLAIDESSLEAFGRWPWPRDRFGYVVRYLKQAGARAVVFDVMFFEPDENAEEFDQSFADDMRAADNVFLPMLFLAEPAPIPQELQSRATLKVEWRESDRRADMQAGVKPPTLVLAQQAHGLGVINLSADADGPTRRIPLLGQVGGQFVPHLPVAVARYLLGADGLSVEDGRVRIGNSSTPLDADGHLLIRWHGSLEQTYHARKYSIGGVLQAFAQQEKGERPTLDATLFKDKVVFIAGTAAGLYDLRVTPFSSATPGVLIHMAALDNLLHGQGLQAAPAWFSLTVLLLLCLASAGAFMLVPSYPVKFGVTIGLALAYYGLVAHAFAGHERWLDLVFPEMALALTFGTAATVEYVTEGKQRRLMRAAFDKYMSSEVVEEIMRNPEAIKLGGEKKEISILFSDIAGFTTISEKMPPEDLVALLNRYLSAMTTIIKTTHRGNVNKYLGDGIMALFGAPLNDPQHASLACYAALDCQAELARLRVIWKQEGLPEIGARIGINSGPCIVGNMGSEERMEYTVTGDSVNLASRLEGASKYYDTLILIGQRTAELAKNDVEVREIDLLRVKGKKDPVVVFELLARKGQLDEKKQRVIDVYLEGLAAYKLRDFSIACARFAEAVTLDPSDGPSRVYLERSTNYRHTPPSTEWDGVYEMTSK